The Cohaesibacter intestini genome has a window encoding:
- a CDS encoding nitrate reductase cytochrome c-type subunit gives MKQHSLIGILTVSISLALGSFSIAQQMNKPGKVESLRGAALDEQPPAEQVFHQDENRFVRNYRQQPPLIPHTIAQYQIDLAANECLSCHDWTNAGDRGAPTLSMTHYLDREGNQLDTIAGTRWFCNQCHVPQANAPELVENTFGKSN, from the coding sequence ATGAAACAACATAGCCTTATCGGCATTCTTACAGTGTCTATTTCGCTCGCACTGGGCAGCTTTTCCATTGCACAGCAGATGAACAAACCAGGCAAGGTGGAAAGCTTGCGCGGTGCAGCGCTGGACGAGCAACCGCCAGCGGAACAGGTCTTCCATCAAGATGAAAACCGATTTGTTCGCAACTATCGCCAGCAGCCACCGCTGATCCCGCATACCATCGCCCAATATCAGATTGATCTGGCGGCCAATGAGTGCCTGTCCTGCCACGACTGGACCAACGCCGGCGACCGTGGCGCCCCAACCCTGTCCATGACCCATTATCTGGACCGGGAAGGCAACCAGCTGGACACCATCGCCGGCACCCGCTGGTTCTGCAACCAATGCCATGTGCCACAGGCCAATGCCCCAGAACTGGTTGAAAATACCTTCGGGAAATCCAACTGA
- the napH gene encoding quinol dehydrogenase ferredoxin subunit NapH yields MSAKTQSPVGSEAIELKGWLAAHKYLLLRRTTQLLFLALFLIGPWFGIWWVKGNLAASMTLDILPLADPLMLLQSALAGHWPEQTALVGALIVAVTYALIGGRVYCSWVCPINIVTDASHWLHDRLGLPKGWQPKANTRYFMLTAILIASAMTGTLAFELVNPITMLHRGLVFGLGFAWTFVIGIFLFDVLLARRGWCSHLCPVGAFYGLLGSKALLRVSATDRAACDDCMDCFAVCPEMHVITPALRGRSEDTPIILSRDCTNCGRCIDVCSVSVFQFTHRFDQRPSPGRTSGKSKLAHKATEAA; encoded by the coding sequence ATGAGCGCAAAAACCCAAAGCCCGGTCGGATCCGAAGCCATCGAATTGAAGGGCTGGCTTGCCGCCCACAAATATCTGCTTCTGCGTCGCACCACCCAGTTGCTTTTCCTAGCCCTGTTCCTGATCGGTCCATGGTTTGGTATCTGGTGGGTCAAGGGCAACCTTGCTGCATCGATGACGCTCGACATCCTGCCATTGGCTGACCCCTTGATGCTTCTGCAGTCCGCACTGGCTGGCCATTGGCCGGAACAAACCGCCCTTGTCGGGGCGCTGATCGTGGCTGTGACCTATGCACTGATTGGCGGGCGCGTCTATTGCAGCTGGGTATGCCCGATCAATATTGTGACCGACGCATCCCATTGGCTGCATGACCGGCTGGGCTTGCCCAAAGGCTGGCAGCCAAAGGCCAACACGCGCTATTTCATGCTGACCGCGATCCTCATTGCCTCGGCCATGACCGGAACGCTGGCCTTCGAACTCGTCAACCCCATCACCATGCTCCATCGTGGACTGGTCTTCGGGCTTGGCTTTGCATGGACCTTCGTGATTGGCATTTTCCTGTTCGATGTCCTGCTGGCCCGGCGGGGCTGGTGCAGTCATCTGTGTCCAGTCGGGGCCTTTTACGGCTTGCTTGGCAGCAAGGCCCTGCTACGCGTGTCCGCCACCGACCGCGCCGCCTGCGACGATTGTATGGATTGTTTCGCGGTTTGCCCGGAAATGCATGTCATCACGCCCGCCCTGCGTGGCAGAAGCGAAGACACACCCATCATCCTATCCCGCGATTGCACCAATTGCGGGCGCTGCATCGACGTCTGTTCGGTGTCTGTTTTCCAGTTTACCCATCGATTTGACCAACGCCCCAGCCCGGGGCGGACCTCAGGAAAATCCAAACTTGCGCATAAGGCGACAGAAGCTGCCTAA
- the napG gene encoding ferredoxin-type protein NapG — MSTNAKKPANPDRRRFLTEVARGSAGCALAGMGLAWLAKEAQALPATAIRPPGALAEEAFLAACVRCGLCVRDCPYDTLTLAELGRDAAATGTPFFTARTIPCEMCDDIPCVVACPTGALDPALDVIDDADMGVAVLIDEEHCLNALGLRCDVCYRVCPLIDEAITLEQSHNARSGHHAIFMPTVHADKCTGCGKCEKSCVLPGESAIRVLPTRLARVEPAEHYRLGWENREKIVDELIDLPDRLPGPGTDNLKAPGGFEQEFKPTFSLPQGSKGQ, encoded by the coding sequence ATGTCCACCAACGCGAAAAAACCTGCCAACCCGGACCGCCGTCGCTTCCTGACCGAAGTGGCCCGCGGCTCGGCAGGCTGTGCGCTGGCGGGCATGGGACTGGCCTGGTTGGCAAAAGAAGCCCAAGCTTTGCCCGCCACAGCCATCCGACCGCCCGGCGCTCTGGCGGAAGAGGCGTTCCTTGCCGCTTGCGTCCGGTGTGGTCTCTGTGTTCGTGACTGCCCGTATGACACGCTGACACTGGCCGAGCTTGGCCGCGATGCAGCAGCAACGGGCACGCCCTTTTTCACGGCAAGGACCATTCCTTGCGAGATGTGCGATGACATTCCCTGTGTGGTGGCCTGCCCGACCGGAGCACTGGATCCGGCTCTCGACGTGATTGATGACGCGGATATGGGCGTTGCCGTACTGATTGATGAGGAGCATTGCCTCAACGCCTTGGGATTGCGTTGCGATGTCTGCTATCGCGTTTGCCCGCTGATTGATGAAGCCATCACGCTCGAACAATCCCACAATGCCCGCTCCGGCCATCATGCGATCTTCATGCCCACGGTTCATGCTGACAAATGCACCGGCTGTGGCAAATGCGAGAAATCCTGCGTCCTACCCGGAGAATCCGCAATCCGGGTGCTGCCGACCAGACTGGCACGGGTGGAACCGGCCGAGCATTATCGTCTTGGCTGGGAAAATCGCGAGAAAATCGTCGATGAACTGATCGATCTGCCAGATCGACTGCCCGGTCCGGGAACCGACAATCTCAAGGCGCCCGGCGGCTTTGAACAGGAATTCAAGCCGACCTTCTCCTTGCCACAGGGGAGTAAGGGGCAATGA